The Aulosira sp. FACHB-615 genome includes a region encoding these proteins:
- the mobV gene encoding MobV family relaxase encodes MSYAIARLKKLKRSNLTGSAAHTARERPTPNADPTQQNLRFIGSLNPEERLENLVLAKIGEYEQKRKIRTDGVYCVELLLSASPSYFRPDNPSQAGDYDPQRLDAWLEATHQWLADEYGDRIVRAELHLDEATPHIHAYFVPLDDEGQLRCSHFFDGRQKIQQFQESYYQTMRLIGLERGLKGSRAQHLDIKEFYRIVESGRDLEAEDLNPEQLKAKAADRDRATHSKEEMEATAKALAKENELLRKQIAELEQQTQQLRDLLLEDVAWELGLHHDQGRWRGHGNIISINGSKFYDFSLEQQKGGGGAIDLVMHVNSCNFREAIAWLSDRFGEAGAERAAIAHAKNATSEIIQSEPRPQFRLPVEDKAKWQLVSNYLTQNRGIGENLVQSLHERGLIYADDQQNAVFVMRNLGDLPHAKGAFLRGTRGENNSFKGYEKGTKRREGWFYFHLGGQPTDPPEKLVLCKSPINAMSIAMLEYQVRGDVPPTRTLYMAVDSPNSLPVEQLQHIPNVQVAFDPDESGNVAARAVKELLPQATRLKCKAGDWNQELVQLSQKLNPQKNEAMEL; translated from the coding sequence ATGTCTTACGCTATAGCAAGATTAAAGAAATTAAAGCGGAGCAATCTGACAGGGAGTGCAGCCCACACAGCCCGTGAGCGACCAACGCCTAACGCCGACCCAACCCAACAGAATCTCCGGTTTATTGGTAGTCTTAATCCAGAAGAAAGGTTAGAAAATTTGGTACTCGCTAAAATTGGCGAATATGAGCAAAAGCGGAAGATTCGGACAGATGGTGTTTATTGTGTGGAATTATTATTGAGTGCGTCGCCCAGTTATTTTCGCCCAGACAATCCTAGTCAAGCAGGGGATTATGATCCCCAGAGGTTAGATGCTTGGCTAGAAGCCACGCACCAATGGTTAGCGGATGAATATGGAGATCGCATTGTCAGGGCAGAATTGCACCTGGATGAAGCCACCCCCCATATTCATGCTTACTTCGTGCCTTTGGATGATGAAGGGCAATTACGCTGTAGTCATTTCTTTGATGGCAGGCAGAAAATTCAGCAATTTCAGGAATCGTATTACCAGACAATGCGGCTGATTGGTCTAGAACGCGGACTCAAAGGCAGTAGAGCGCAACACTTAGATATCAAGGAGTTCTACCGGATTGTTGAGTCGGGGCGAGACTTGGAAGCTGAAGACTTAAACCCTGAGCAGTTAAAAGCCAAAGCCGCAGACCGTGACAGGGCTACTCACTCCAAGGAAGAAATGGAAGCCACAGCCAAAGCTCTAGCAAAAGAAAATGAACTATTACGAAAACAAATTGCTGAATTAGAGCAACAAACTCAACAACTGCGAGACTTGCTCTTAGAGGATGTCGCCTGGGAGTTGGGGCTGCATCATGACCAAGGACGATGGAGGGGTCACGGTAACATCATTAGTATAAATGGGTCGAAGTTCTACGATTTTTCACTGGAGCAACAGAAGGGCGGCGGTGGTGCGATTGATTTGGTGATGCACGTTAACTCTTGCAATTTCCGAGAAGCGATCGCTTGGCTCAGTGATCGATTCGGGGAAGCCGGGGCAGAAAGAGCAGCGATCGCTCACGCCAAGAATGCAACAAGTGAGATTATCCAGTCTGAACCTCGTCCGCAATTCCGACTACCAGTTGAGGACAAAGCCAAATGGCAGTTAGTCTCTAACTACCTCACCCAGAACCGGGGAATAGGCGAGAATCTGGTTCAATCTCTCCACGAACGGGGGCTAATTTACGCTGATGATCAGCAAAATGCTGTGTTCGTGATGCGGAATCTTGGCGATCTACCCCATGCTAAAGGTGCATTCTTGCGAGGGACACGGGGCGAGAATAACAGTTTTAAGGGTTACGAGAAAGGGACTAAGCGCCGTGAGGGTTGGTTTTACTTTCACCTGGGCGGACAACCGACTGACCCTCCAGAAAAACTAGTGCTGTGTAAATCGCCCATCAATGCTATGTCAATAGCCATGCTGGAGTATCAAGTTAGAGGCGATGTGCCACCCACGAGAACACTGTACATGGCAGTTGATAGCCCCAACAGTTTACCTGTGGAGCAATTGCAGCATATCCCTAATGTGCAGGTGGCTTTTGACCCGGATGAATCGGGCAATGTAGCTGCACGGGCTGTAAAAGAACTACTACCACAGGCTACTCGGCTTAAGTGTAAGGCTGGTGATTGGAATCAGGAATTGGTGCAACTCT
- a CDS encoding ParM/StbA family protein codes for MNRVSQVLTKMVATFDLGGSQSKGIVQIYPDGLPMVIAMEPEVADVRRESITHLGNRLYSDYVWVGIGEEYYALGALAKDAFAGTAALKDLKYHYALPKITGLLWWACHQLDLKAVEAYVDLLLPPGEISDGGELGKKLASVLSQGVITPTGKLKAKLRNFQVAPEGSGILAYRRRGLGESFKQKNIGLLMLGYRNASFLLFKKGNPGASESTDLGMNWVVEQFVERTSVGLLKNDKRLPKALVEASKGNLNALRSLSRKSGEEIESDLKLFNSVLPIVRDDYCRALIRWIRNIAAFNEVVICGGTSEFVRPELTEHFQKEGIPISWNGGVDIPKPLDTLGLGDRVADVWTAHITYIKELDNHFGYKRTQPLVPDNYQHPGVRNRTLETDLWNGKQNSFLTI; via the coding sequence ATGAATAGAGTTTCACAAGTTTTGACAAAAATGGTTGCTACCTTTGATTTAGGAGGTAGCCAGAGCAAAGGGATTGTGCAGATATATCCTGATGGTCTACCAATGGTAATAGCAATGGAACCCGAAGTAGCGGATGTGCGAAGAGAATCAATTACACACCTGGGAAATCGATTGTATTCTGATTATGTTTGGGTGGGAATTGGCGAAGAATACTATGCTTTAGGCGCTTTAGCCAAAGATGCTTTTGCAGGTACAGCAGCACTTAAAGATTTGAAGTATCATTATGCCCTGCCAAAAATAACTGGTTTGCTGTGGTGGGCTTGTCATCAATTAGATTTGAAGGCTGTAGAAGCTTATGTAGACTTGCTTTTACCACCTGGAGAAATATCTGATGGTGGCGAATTAGGTAAAAAATTGGCATCAGTTTTAAGCCAGGGTGTCATCACGCCTACGGGAAAACTAAAAGCTAAGTTGCGTAACTTTCAGGTAGCCCCAGAAGGTAGTGGAATTCTCGCTTATCGAAGACGTGGATTAGGTGAATCATTCAAACAGAAAAACATTGGATTGCTGATGTTGGGTTATCGTAATGCTTCTTTTCTTTTGTTCAAAAAAGGTAATCCAGGTGCTTCAGAATCTACAGATTTAGGTATGAATTGGGTGGTAGAACAATTTGTTGAGCGAACTTCTGTTGGATTATTAAAAAATGACAAGCGATTACCTAAAGCCTTAGTAGAAGCCAGCAAAGGCAATTTGAATGCGCTTCGTTCTTTGTCGCGCAAAAGTGGTGAAGAAATTGAATCTGATTTAAAGTTATTTAATTCAGTTCTCCCAATTGTGCGCGATGATTACTGTCGCGCTTTAATTCGTTGGATTAGAAATATAGCTGCATTTAATGAAGTTGTTATTTGCGGGGGTACATCTGAGTTTGTACGCCCTGAATTAACAGAACATTTCCAAAAAGAAGGTATACCGATTTCTTGGAATGGAGGTGTTGATATTCCCAAACCACTTGATACTCTGGGTTTAGGGGACAGAGTGGCCGATGTTTGGACTGCACATATTACCTATATTAAAGAACTGGACAATCATTTTGGTTACAAACGCACTCAACCATTGGTTCCAGATAACTATCAACATCCAGGTGTCCGAAATCGCACTCTTGAAACAGACCTTTGGAATGGCAAGCAGAATAGCTTTTTGACCATATAA
- a CDS encoding restriction endonuclease, with protein MELIVSFIIVVVILLIVWALSPTKKFKRRLKRKKSPKRQTKHQRNINHANAVLQWLRSKHPEPKLPTVIATLRKISPYVFEELLLTCCQEQGWQIKRNFSYSGDGGVDGRVWVSGSLYLIQAKRYADYINPQHIQQFQQTIEQLGASGGFFIHTGKTGDKSKQMIGDCPQVILVSGQKLVDFVLGKPVQITSTSLFI; from the coding sequence GTGGAGCTAATTGTTTCCTTCATCATTGTTGTTGTAATACTTTTGATAGTTTGGGCATTAAGTCCAACCAAGAAGTTTAAACGACGACTAAAAAGGAAGAAATCACCCAAACGCCAAACAAAACATCAGCGCAACATCAACCACGCTAACGCAGTCCTGCAATGGCTCCGTAGCAAACACCCTGAACCAAAATTACCCACAGTAATAGCCACGCTGCGTAAAATTAGTCCCTATGTTTTTGAAGAATTACTGTTAACTTGTTGTCAAGAACAAGGGTGGCAGATTAAACGCAATTTCAGTTATAGCGGAGATGGGGGTGTTGATGGTCGGGTTTGGGTTTCGGGCAGTTTATATCTGATTCAAGCCAAGCGTTATGCGGATTATATTAACCCGCAGCATATACAACAGTTCCAGCAAACTATTGAACAACTCGGTGCTAGTGGAGGGTTTTTCATTCACACAGGGAAAACTGGGGACAAATCAAAACAGATGATTGGTGATTGTCCCCAGGTGATTCTTGTTAGTGGGCAGAAGTTGGTTGATTTTGTTTTGGGTAAGCCCGTCCAAATAACATCAACCTCGCTGTTTATTTAG